In a genomic window of Occallatibacter riparius:
- a CDS encoding DUF1579 family protein, protein MRFTAGVLFAICSVAALGQQPSIQPADALNKLAFMQGNWIGKQNFNTDGGPATVGDATDRIELGIAGKYLCEMLSTTLPGRKPTDTRHFISYDKQTGKYTAWWFNDTSYHPTQFSGDLTGNKLVLMSDASALGPVLRATYENPTPDKLTFQVEMKNGDKWTSLFLTTYTKDAAPAH, encoded by the coding sequence ATGAGATTCACGGCCGGTGTCTTATTCGCGATTTGCAGTGTGGCTGCTCTCGGACAGCAGCCGTCCATCCAACCCGCAGACGCCTTGAACAAGCTCGCCTTCATGCAGGGCAACTGGATCGGCAAGCAGAACTTCAACACCGACGGCGGCCCCGCCACGGTCGGCGACGCCACCGACCGCATTGAACTCGGCATCGCCGGCAAGTACTTATGCGAGATGCTCTCCACAACCCTGCCCGGCCGCAAGCCCACCGACACACGCCACTTCATCTCCTACGACAAGCAGACCGGCAAATACACCGCGTGGTGGTTCAACGACACCTCCTACCACCCCACGCAATTCTCAGGCGACCTGACCGGCAACAAACTCGTCCTGATGAGCGACGCCTCCGCGCTCGGGCCAGTTCTGCGCGCCACCTATGAAAACCCCACCCCCGACAAGCTAACCTTCCAGGTAGAGATGAAGAACGGCGACAAGTGGACAAGCTTGTTTCTCACGACCTATACGAAGGACGCTGCCCCAGCTCATTGA
- a CDS encoding TA system VapC family ribonuclease toxin: MIVVDANLLLYAYDSSSSHHAKARRWIEEVFSGTEAIGLPWQTISAFVRILTNTRLPGERFTTEEAAAIVDDWVGLPAVHLLAPMERHWAFFRRMLVEGKATGPLATDAELAALTVENGGTLYTTDRDFARFPGLKWVNPLES, encoded by the coding sequence GTGATCGTAGTCGACGCGAACTTGCTGCTTTACGCCTACGACAGTTCGTCCTCACACCACGCCAAAGCCCGGCGATGGATTGAAGAGGTTTTTTCCGGCACCGAGGCGATCGGCCTTCCCTGGCAAACCATCTCCGCCTTCGTTCGGATCCTGACCAATACTCGGCTGCCCGGCGAGCGATTTACGACTGAGGAGGCAGCAGCCATCGTCGATGATTGGGTTGGACTACCCGCGGTCCATCTGCTCGCTCCAATGGAACGCCACTGGGCCTTCTTCCGACGCATGCTAGTGGAGGGGAAAGCGACCGGCCCATTGGCGACAGATGCAGAACTGGCTGCGCTCACGGTGGAAAATGGCGGCACTCTCTACACGACAGATCGAGATTTTGCGCGGTTTCCAGGGCTGAAGTGGGTCAATCCGCTGGAAAGCTAA
- the purB gene encoding adenylosuccinate lyase, producing MIDRYTRPAMGRIWTEENKYRCWLQVESAASAVLAEDGVIPAAAAKAIEEKGSFSVARIQEIEAEVKHDVIAFTTAVSESLKQQGLGEESRWLHYGLTSNDIVDTAQALQIKEASSHIRNGLEALLEVLKRRALEFKHTPTIGRTHGIHAEPTTFGLKLLNWYAETQRDLARFDAAAEDMRVGKLSGAVGTFGHLKPEHEERICARLGLRPDPIATQVIQRDRHAAYISAIAIIGSTLDKIAVEVRHLQRTEVREAQEYFSEKQKGSSAMPHKKNPITSEQISGLARVLRGNAQAAFENVALWHERDISHSSVERVIFPDSTILTDYLLAKTTDLINRLLVYPERMKKNLESTGGLIFSGQLLLDLAEAGMLREDAYRLVQSHAMRSWKEDLIFRDEVAKDERIKSLLSPEKLAKTFDYTRQLGNVDAIFKRVLGE from the coding sequence TTGATCGATCGTTATACCCGCCCGGCCATGGGCCGCATCTGGACCGAAGAGAACAAGTACCGCTGCTGGCTGCAGGTCGAGTCGGCCGCCAGCGCCGTGCTCGCCGAAGACGGAGTCATTCCCGCCGCCGCTGCTAAGGCCATCGAGGAGAAGGGAAGCTTCTCCGTCGCCCGTATCCAGGAGATCGAAGCCGAAGTCAAGCACGACGTCATCGCCTTCACGACCGCCGTATCGGAGAGCCTCAAGCAGCAGGGCCTCGGCGAGGAGTCGCGCTGGCTGCACTACGGCCTCACCTCCAATGACATTGTCGACACAGCCCAGGCCCTTCAGATCAAGGAAGCCTCGTCGCACATTCGCAATGGCCTTGAAGCGCTGCTTGAAGTCCTGAAGCGCCGCGCCCTCGAATTCAAGCACACCCCCACCATCGGCCGCACCCACGGCATCCACGCCGAGCCCACCACCTTTGGACTCAAGCTGCTCAACTGGTACGCCGAAACGCAGCGCGACCTCGCCCGCTTCGACGCCGCAGCCGAAGACATGCGCGTCGGCAAGCTCTCCGGCGCCGTCGGCACCTTTGGCCATCTCAAGCCCGAGCACGAAGAACGCATCTGCGCCCGACTTGGCCTTCGCCCCGATCCGATCGCCACGCAGGTCATCCAGCGCGACCGCCACGCCGCCTACATCTCGGCGATCGCCATCATTGGCAGCACGCTCGACAAGATCGCCGTCGAAGTCCGCCACCTCCAGCGCACCGAAGTCCGCGAGGCGCAGGAGTACTTCAGCGAAAAGCAGAAGGGCTCCTCGGCCATGCCGCACAAGAAGAACCCCATTACCAGCGAGCAGATCAGCGGCCTCGCCCGCGTCCTTCGCGGCAACGCGCAGGCCGCTTTCGAAAACGTGGCCCTCTGGCACGAGCGCGACATCTCGCACTCCAGCGTCGAGCGCGTCATCTTCCCCGACTCCACCATCCTCACCGACTACCTGCTCGCCAAGACGACAGACCTCATCAACCGCCTGCTCGTCTACCCCGAGCGCATGAAGAAGAACCTTGAGTCTACGGGCGGCCTCATTTTCTCGGGGCAACTGCTGCTCGACCTCGCCGAAGCCGGCATGCTCCGCGAAGACGCCTACCGTCTCGTCCAGTCGCACGCCATGCGCTCCTGGAAAGAAGACCTCATCTTCCGCGACGAAGTAGCGAAGGACGAAAGGATTAAATCGCTCCTGAGTCCCGAAAAGCTGGCGAAGACATTCGACTACACACGCCAACTCGGCAATGTGGATGCGATCTTCAAGAGGGTTCTAGGGGAGTGA
- a CDS encoding glutaredoxin family protein — translation MTVTMYTAAWCRDCRAAKQFLETHGIAYTEINVDADPAASDEVIRHVGKRAIPQLVIDGEWFQPYRPGRGLLYDELYERFGIVRNGTR, via the coding sequence ATGACTGTAACGATGTACACCGCGGCATGGTGCCGTGACTGCCGGGCCGCCAAGCAGTTCCTCGAGACGCACGGCATCGCCTACACCGAGATCAACGTCGACGCCGACCCGGCCGCCTCCGATGAGGTCATTCGCCACGTCGGCAAGCGCGCCATTCCGCAGCTCGTCATCGATGGCGAGTGGTTCCAGCCTTACCGGCCGGGCCGAGGCCTGCTCTACGACGAACTCTACGAGCGCTTCGGAATCGTCCGCAACGGCACTCGGTAA
- a CDS encoding cupin domain-containing protein encodes MTATEIKQLLQLEPHPREGGSFRQTWVSRVRCPAPQGERASGTAIYYLLETGTFSEMHVLSSDEVFHFYLGDPVEMLQLWPSRESRVVRLGQDLAAGEQVQVVVPAGVWQGTRLIGDGKVALLGCTVSPGFDYADYVSGSHAELAAKWPEQADRIRALTRR; translated from the coding sequence ATGACAGCCACTGAAATCAAGCAGCTTCTGCAGTTGGAACCGCACCCTCGCGAGGGCGGATCGTTCCGCCAGACGTGGGTTTCCAGGGTGCGATGCCCGGCTCCGCAGGGGGAACGGGCCAGCGGGACCGCGATCTATTACCTGCTGGAAACGGGCACCTTCAGCGAGATGCACGTGCTCTCGTCGGACGAGGTGTTTCATTTCTACCTGGGCGATCCGGTGGAGATGCTGCAGTTGTGGCCGTCGCGGGAGTCGAGGGTGGTGCGGCTAGGCCAGGATCTGGCTGCCGGAGAGCAGGTTCAGGTGGTGGTGCCGGCCGGGGTGTGGCAGGGCACGCGGCTGATTGGCGACGGCAAGGTGGCTCTGCTGGGCTGCACGGTTTCGCCGGGGTTTGATTATGCCGATTACGTGAGTGGGTCCCATGCGGAGTTGGCGGCGAAGTGGCCGGAGCAGGCGGATCGGATCCGGGCGCTGACTCGGCGCTAG
- the tadA gene encoding tRNA adenosine(34) deaminase TadA, giving the protein MITDLEAMYAALEQAGLAAEAGEVPIGAVAVYNGAIIARGQNRVIRDQDPTAHAEIVALRAAATALGNYRLNGVTLYVTLEPCAMCAGAMIHARIDRLVYAAIDPKAGAAGSVLEVLNHPRLNHQMQVEQGILAEDSAELLRSFFRERRS; this is encoded by the coding sequence GTGATCACCGACCTCGAAGCCATGTATGCCGCCCTCGAGCAAGCCGGCCTCGCCGCCGAGGCCGGCGAAGTCCCAATCGGCGCTGTCGCCGTTTACAACGGCGCAATCATCGCCCGCGGCCAGAACCGCGTCATCCGCGACCAGGACCCCACCGCTCACGCCGAAATCGTCGCCCTCCGCGCCGCCGCAACCGCACTCGGCAACTACCGCCTCAACGGTGTCACCCTTTACGTCACCCTGGAGCCCTGCGCGATGTGCGCCGGCGCCATGATCCACGCCCGCATCGACCGCCTCGTCTACGCCGCCATTGACCCCAAGGCGGGCGCCGCCGGCTCCGTGCTCGAAGTCCTCAACCACCCCCGACTCAACCACCAGATGCAGGTAGAGCAGGGAATTCTCGCCGAGGACTCCGCCGAACTCCTCCGCAGCTTCTTCCGCGAGCGGCGCAGCTAG
- a CDS encoding agmatine deiminase family protein produces the protein MNETPDQLGYRMPAEWERHDATWLAWPHNPEDWPGKFQPIPWVYAEIVRLLSYRETVYIAVQNAAEQRRAENILTRAHANCANVEFHQWMTDRVWTRDSGPIFVRNAEGHVAVTNWKFNAWAKYDDWHNDDQLPNRVAALLALRQWEPIIEVNGERRKVVLEGGSIDTNGQGILLTTEECLLSEVQQRNPGVSREQLEGVLHDYLGIDQVLWLNRGIAGDDTHGHVDDITRFIAPDIIITAVEPNTDDPNHEPLAENLDRLKAARTPDGKQFNIIELPMPKPVFFRKQRLPASYANFYIANGLVLMPTFHDPSDRIALGILAEAFPDREVIGIHAVDLVWGLGTLHCMTQQQPADLPAHPAGGAASESR, from the coding sequence ATGAACGAAACCCCAGACCAACTCGGTTACCGCATGCCCGCCGAATGGGAGCGCCACGACGCCACCTGGCTCGCCTGGCCCCACAACCCTGAAGACTGGCCCGGCAAATTCCAGCCCATCCCCTGGGTCTACGCGGAAATCGTCCGCCTGCTCTCCTACCGCGAGACGGTCTACATCGCCGTGCAAAACGCCGCTGAGCAGCGCCGCGCCGAGAACATCCTGACACGCGCACACGCCAACTGCGCCAACGTCGAGTTCCACCAATGGATGACCGACCGCGTGTGGACCCGCGACTCCGGCCCCATCTTCGTGCGCAACGCCGAAGGCCACGTCGCCGTCACCAACTGGAAGTTCAACGCCTGGGCCAAGTATGATGACTGGCACAACGACGATCAGCTCCCCAACCGCGTCGCAGCCCTGCTCGCCCTGCGCCAGTGGGAACCCATAATCGAGGTGAACGGCGAGCGCCGCAAAGTCGTCCTCGAAGGCGGCTCCATCGACACCAACGGGCAGGGAATTCTCCTCACCACGGAAGAGTGCCTCCTGAGCGAAGTGCAGCAGCGCAACCCAGGCGTGAGCCGCGAGCAGCTTGAAGGCGTGCTGCACGACTATCTCGGCATCGACCAGGTCCTCTGGCTCAACCGCGGCATCGCCGGCGACGACACACACGGCCACGTCGACGACATTACGCGCTTCATCGCGCCCGACATCATCATCACAGCCGTAGAGCCCAACACCGACGACCCCAACCACGAACCGCTGGCCGAAAACCTCGATCGCCTGAAAGCCGCCCGCACACCCGACGGCAAGCAGTTCAACATCATCGAACTGCCGATGCCGAAGCCGGTGTTCTTCCGCAAGCAGCGCCTGCCTGCCAGCTATGCCAATTTCTACATCGCCAACGGCCTGGTGCTGATGCCCACCTTCCACGACCCCAGCGACCGCATCGCCCTCGGCATCCTGGCAGAGGCCTTCCCTGATCGCGAGGTCATCGGCATCCACGCCGTCGACCTCGTCTGGGGACTCGGCACACTCCACTGCATGACCCAGCAGCAACCGGCAGATCTCCCTGCTCATCCAGCCGGTGGTGCGGCTTCCGAATCCCGGTAA
- a CDS encoding carbon-nitrogen hydrolase — protein MANSRKYKIGLVQMSMGPDPEANLATAIRHVRDAAKRGAQIVCLPELFRAQYFCQREDLRLFDLAEPIPGPSTQALGEVAREERISIVASLFERRAPGLYHNTAVTLDAEGKIASVYRKMHIPDDPLYYEKYYFTPGDLGFRAVDTPQGRIGTLVCWDQWYPEGARLTAMQGAEVLFYPTAIGWHPAEKEEFGTAQYEAWQTIQRAHAIANGVYVAAVNRVGHETGDVLGNRVEGPGLEFWGGSFLADPFGRIIAKASHMDEEILIGEIDVALMEETRRNWPFLRDRRIDAYAPITARFLDPL, from the coding sequence ATGGCGAACTCACGCAAATACAAAATCGGCCTGGTGCAGATGAGCATGGGCCCCGATCCGGAAGCGAACCTGGCCACTGCCATTCGCCACGTGCGCGATGCCGCAAAGCGCGGCGCGCAGATCGTGTGTCTGCCGGAGTTGTTCCGCGCGCAGTATTTCTGCCAGCGTGAAGACCTGCGGCTCTTCGATCTCGCCGAGCCGATTCCCGGCCCTTCGACGCAGGCCCTGGGCGAAGTCGCCCGTGAAGAACGCATCTCCATCGTCGCTTCGCTGTTCGAGCGCCGCGCCCCCGGCCTCTATCACAACACCGCCGTGACTCTCGACGCCGAAGGCAAGATCGCCAGCGTGTATCGCAAGATGCACATACCTGACGATCCGCTCTATTACGAGAAGTACTACTTCACGCCCGGCGACCTGGGCTTCCGCGCCGTGGACACGCCGCAGGGCCGCATCGGCACGCTCGTCTGCTGGGACCAGTGGTACCCAGAAGGCGCGCGACTCACAGCCATGCAGGGGGCTGAGGTGCTCTTTTATCCCACGGCCATCGGCTGGCACCCGGCGGAGAAGGAAGAATTCGGCACGGCGCAATATGAAGCCTGGCAGACCATTCAGCGCGCCCATGCCATCGCCAACGGCGTCTACGTTGCAGCGGTAAATCGCGTAGGCCACGAGACCGGCGATGTGCTGGGCAATCGCGTCGAAGGCCCTGGCCTCGAGTTCTGGGGCGGCAGCTTCCTTGCCGATCCATTTGGCCGCATCATCGCCAAGGCGTCACATATGGATGAAGAGATCCTGATTGGCGAAATCGACGTAGCGCTGATGGAGGAAACCCGCCGCAACTGGCCCTTCCTCCGCGACCGCCGTATCGACGCATACGCGCCCATCACCGCGCGCTTCCTCGATCCTCTCTAG
- a CDS encoding pyruvoyl-dependent arginine decarboxylase: MVPKKLFFTKGVGKHKERLTSFELALRDAGIASQNLVRVSSIFPPRCKIITRKEGQSLLNHGEVVFAVIAENSTREAHRLCVSSIGVAIPADKDTYGYLSEHHSFGETEDQAGEYAEELAAEMLATTLDVDFDPDKSWDEKKEIYRISNKIVRTSNITQSAVGDKRGLWTTTIAAAVLILDED; this comes from the coding sequence ATGGTCCCAAAGAAGTTGTTTTTCACCAAGGGCGTGGGCAAACACAAGGAGCGGTTGACCTCCTTTGAGCTCGCCCTCAGGGATGCGGGCATCGCTAGCCAGAACTTGGTGCGCGTCAGCTCCATCTTTCCGCCGCGCTGCAAAATCATCACGCGCAAGGAAGGCCAGTCTCTTCTCAACCATGGCGAAGTTGTGTTCGCGGTCATCGCGGAGAACTCCACCCGCGAGGCCCACCGTCTCTGCGTGTCGAGCATCGGCGTTGCCATTCCCGCCGACAAGGATACCTACGGCTACCTGAGCGAGCACCACAGCTTCGGCGAGACCGAGGACCAGGCCGGCGAATACGCCGAAGAGCTGGCGGCTGAAATGCTCGCCACCACGCTCGACGTCGACTTCGATCCCGACAAGAGCTGGGACGAGAAGAAGGAGATCTACCGCATCTCCAACAAAATCGTTCGCACCAGCAACATCACGCAGTCGGCCGTGGGCGACAAGCGCGGTCTGTGGACCACTACCATCGCCGCCGCGGTGCTGATCCTCGACGAAGACTAA
- a CDS encoding NADP-dependent isocitrate dehydrogenase: MQSTYNGLELPKDGQPIQYANGQFTIPDNPIIPFIEGDGTGRDIWKASQRVFDAAVEKAYGGKRSIKWFEIYAGEKAYRQFNNWLPDDSVNAARDLRVSIKGPLTTPVGGGIRSLNVALRQILDLYSCVRPVRYYQGVPSPVKHPEKVDIVIFRENTEDVYSGVEFKQGTPDAAKLISFLNTEMLGNTKKRIREDSGVGIKPISIFGTKRLVRYAIKHALESGRKTVTLVHKGNIQKFTEGAFREWGYEVATEEFREHCVTERESWILGNVDANPNITIEENAALIEPGLEFGNQAFRDALYAEIKQTLDSIGKTHGNGAWKQKILVNDRIADSIFQQIIIRPSDYSILATSNLNGDYISDAAAAQVGGLGIAPGANIGDGYAVFEATHGTAPKYADKDVINPGSVILSGVMLLDFIGWKEAAKMIENAMEKTIQQKFVTYDFERQTAGATKVGTSEFATRIIGNM, from the coding sequence ATGCAAAGCACCTATAACGGGCTCGAACTCCCCAAAGACGGGCAGCCCATCCAGTACGCGAACGGCCAGTTCACTATCCCTGACAATCCCATCATTCCTTTCATTGAAGGCGACGGCACGGGCCGCGACATCTGGAAGGCTTCGCAGCGCGTGTTCGACGCAGCCGTGGAAAAGGCCTACGGCGGCAAGCGCAGCATCAAGTGGTTCGAGATTTACGCCGGCGAGAAGGCCTATCGCCAGTTCAACAACTGGCTGCCCGACGACAGCGTGAATGCGGCGCGCGACCTGCGCGTTTCCATCAAGGGACCGCTGACGACGCCGGTGGGCGGTGGCATCCGCTCGCTAAACGTGGCGCTGCGCCAGATCCTGGACCTCTACTCCTGCGTGCGCCCGGTGCGCTACTACCAGGGCGTGCCGAGCCCCGTGAAGCATCCTGAGAAGGTCGACATCGTCATCTTCCGCGAGAACACTGAGGACGTGTATTCGGGCGTCGAGTTCAAGCAGGGCACGCCGGATGCGGCCAAGCTCATCAGCTTCCTGAACACCGAGATGCTGGGCAACACCAAGAAGCGCATCCGCGAGGATTCAGGCGTTGGCATCAAACCGATTTCGATCTTCGGCACGAAGCGCCTGGTGCGCTATGCCATCAAGCACGCGCTCGAGAGCGGCCGCAAGACCGTGACCCTGGTGCACAAGGGCAACATTCAGAAGTTCACCGAGGGTGCCTTCCGCGAGTGGGGCTACGAGGTCGCTACAGAGGAGTTCCGCGAGCACTGCGTGACCGAACGCGAGAGCTGGATTCTCGGCAACGTGGACGCCAACCCGAACATCACCATCGAAGAGAATGCGGCACTGATCGAGCCGGGCCTCGAGTTCGGAAACCAGGCCTTCCGCGATGCGCTTTACGCGGAGATCAAGCAGACGCTCGACTCCATTGGCAAGACGCATGGCAACGGCGCATGGAAGCAGAAGATCCTGGTGAACGATCGCATCGCCGACTCGATCTTCCAGCAGATCATCATTCGCCCGTCCGACTACTCGATCCTGGCCACGTCGAACCTTAATGGCGACTACATCTCGGACGCAGCCGCTGCGCAGGTGGGCGGGCTCGGGATAGCTCCGGGCGCGAACATCGGCGATGGCTACGCGGTCTTCGAGGCTACGCACGGAACGGCGCCGAAGTATGCGGATAAGGACGTCATCAATCCAGGGTCGGTGATCCTCTCCGGTGTGATGCTGCTCGACTTCATCGGCTGGAAGGAAGCAGCCAAGATGATTGAGAACGCGATGGAGAAGACGATCCAGCAGAAGTTTGTCACTTATGATTTCGAGCGGCAGACCGCGGGCGCCACGAAGGTGGGCACCAGCGAGTTCGCTACGCGGATCATTGGAAACATGTAA
- the mdh gene encoding malate dehydrogenase, producing MRKKVSIVGAGNVGATAAHWIASKELADVVLIDVVDGVPQGKALDLLEAMPIEKRDVHVVGSNDYAATANSDIVIITAGIPRKPGMSRDDLLHTNFKIMSDVVAKVVAQSPEAILIIVSNPLDAMAQAAFRQAGFNRERVIGMAGVLDSARFRTFIAEELNVSVENVTAFVLGGHGDTMVPLARYSTVAGIPLTELIEPARLEQLIQRTRDGGAEIVKYLKTGSAYYAPSAATVEMVEAILKDKKKILPCAAYLQGEYGIEGYYIGVPCKLGAAGLEKIIEIKLTPEEDAALKKSAAAVKELCAVIGV from the coding sequence ATGCGTAAGAAGGTTTCTATTGTCGGCGCCGGCAACGTGGGCGCCACTGCGGCCCACTGGATCGCTTCGAAAGAGCTGGCCGATGTTGTGTTGATTGATGTGGTGGACGGCGTGCCGCAGGGCAAGGCGCTCGACCTGCTCGAGGCCATGCCGATTGAGAAGCGCGATGTGCATGTGGTGGGCTCGAATGATTACGCCGCGACAGCGAACTCCGACATTGTGATCATCACTGCCGGCATTCCGCGTAAGCCGGGCATGAGCCGCGACGACCTGCTACACACCAACTTCAAGATCATGTCCGACGTGGTTGCGAAGGTGGTTGCGCAGTCGCCTGAGGCGATCCTGATTATCGTTTCGAATCCGCTGGATGCGATGGCGCAGGCCGCGTTCCGCCAGGCTGGATTCAACCGCGAGCGCGTGATTGGCATGGCAGGCGTTCTGGATTCGGCGCGGTTCCGCACGTTTATCGCAGAAGAGCTGAACGTGAGCGTGGAGAACGTTACGGCGTTCGTGCTCGGCGGCCACGGCGACACGATGGTTCCGCTGGCACGCTACTCAACGGTTGCAGGTATCCCGCTCACCGAGCTGATTGAGCCCGCGCGCCTGGAGCAGTTGATCCAGCGCACGCGCGACGGTGGTGCGGAGATCGTGAAGTACCTGAAGACCGGCAGCGCCTATTACGCTCCCAGCGCGGCGACGGTGGAGATGGTTGAGGCGATTCTCAAGGACAAAAAGAAGATCCTTCCCTGCGCGGCGTATCTGCAGGGCGAATACGGCATCGAGGGCTACTACATCGGCGTTCCGTGCAAGCTGGGCGCGGCGGGTCTGGAGAAGATCATTGAGATCAAGCTCACTCCTGAGGAAGATGCGGCGCTGAAGAAGAGCGCGGCGGCTGTGAAGGAGCTCTGCGCAGTCATCGGCGTGTAG
- a CDS encoding alpha/beta fold hydrolase yields the protein MRPSRKVQWILGVLVSLIIAAGVGFYLRPVEVFNELLYFQMSMSGSHSRWITINGHRIHYYEAGPSDAPPAVLVHGLGGHAEDWRMLQHFFIGAHRHVYMIDLPGYGRSDWPQDFSYSIPDEANAVVAFMDALGLKQVDLAGWSMGGWIAQRIALDHPDRIKRLMLFDSAGLKSRPEWNTDLFVPTSAQELDDLDKLLMPNPPEVPRFIARDILRYSHEHRWVMRRALDSMLTGKDTTDEQLLTLKMPVLIVWGGEDHIMPVANGEQMHRLIPQSQFEVIPGCGHLAPVQCYNQVGPKVTAFLQK from the coding sequence GTGAGACCGTCGCGAAAGGTTCAGTGGATTCTTGGCGTTCTCGTCTCCCTCATTATTGCCGCGGGCGTTGGCTTTTATCTCAGGCCAGTTGAGGTCTTCAACGAACTGCTCTATTTCCAAATGAGCATGTCAGGCTCGCACAGCCGGTGGATCACGATCAACGGCCATCGCATTCATTACTACGAGGCCGGCCCCTCCGATGCGCCGCCAGCAGTTCTGGTCCACGGGCTCGGCGGCCACGCTGAGGACTGGCGAATGCTGCAGCACTTCTTCATTGGCGCGCACCGCCACGTCTACATGATCGATCTGCCCGGCTACGGCCGCAGCGACTGGCCGCAGGACTTCTCCTATTCCATTCCCGACGAAGCCAACGCCGTCGTCGCCTTCATGGATGCACTCGGCCTCAAGCAGGTGGACCTTGCTGGCTGGTCGATGGGCGGCTGGATTGCGCAGCGGATAGCCCTCGATCACCCCGATCGCATCAAGCGCCTCATGCTCTTCGACAGCGCCGGCCTGAAGAGCCGTCCGGAGTGGAACACCGATCTCTTCGTGCCCACCTCCGCGCAGGAACTCGACGATTTGGACAAGCTCCTGATGCCAAATCCGCCTGAGGTCCCCAGATTCATCGCGCGCGATATTCTGCGCTATTCGCACGAACACAGGTGGGTCATGCGCCGCGCGCTCGATTCCATGCTGACGGGCAAGGACACGACAGATGAGCAGTTGCTGACGTTGAAGATGCCAGTTCTGATTGTGTGGGGCGGGGAAGACCACATCATGCCCGTCGCGAACGGCGAGCAGATGCACCGGCTCATTCCGCAGTCGCAGTTCGAGGTTATCCCCGGCTGCGGACATCTCGCGCCCGTCCAATGCTACAACCAGGTCGGGCCGAAGGTCACAGCGTTTCTGCAGAAATAG
- a CDS encoding NUDIX hydrolase produces the protein MLQREYPLSPLVGVGAVIVQEGRVLLVQRGREPMKGRWTIPGGLIEIGESLLEAVVRETREETGLDIEPIELVELLDRIHREEGRVRYHYVIADYLCRVTGGTLAAADDAAAVRWVERAEWNSHSAVAIDPITVRIIEAAWQRARQLEEENR, from the coding sequence ATGCTGCAACGCGAGTATCCGTTATCGCCGCTGGTGGGCGTGGGCGCCGTCATTGTGCAGGAAGGCCGAGTCCTTCTCGTCCAGCGCGGGCGGGAACCGATGAAGGGCCGATGGACCATTCCCGGCGGCCTCATCGAAATTGGCGAGTCGCTGCTCGAGGCCGTGGTCCGCGAAACCCGCGAAGAGACCGGCCTCGACATCGAACCCATCGAGCTTGTCGAACTCCTCGACCGCATTCATCGCGAAGAAGGCCGCGTTCGCTACCATTACGTCATCGCCGACTATCTGTGCCGCGTGACCGGCGGCACCCTCGCCGCCGCCGACGATGCCGCTGCGGTTCGCTGGGTAGAACGCGCCGAATGGAACAGCCACTCCGCAGTGGCCATCGATCCCATCACCGTGCGCATCATTGAAGCAGCATGGCAGCGCGCCAGGCAATTGGAAGAGGAGAACAGGTGA
- a CDS encoding ester cyclase — MTTATEATLTQTAHAFFEACEAGKGWDACSPYCTLNASFSAQAEPLLDLKTLAQYADWMKGMTGLMPDARYDLKAFATDAERNTVVAYAVFHATHTGEGGPVPPTGRSTSTDYVYVMQFEGGKIAHMTKIWNAGYAMRELGWA; from the coding sequence ATGACAACCGCTACTGAAGCCACGCTCACGCAGACCGCACACGCATTCTTCGAGGCATGTGAAGCAGGAAAGGGCTGGGACGCCTGCAGCCCCTACTGCACGCTCAATGCGAGCTTCTCCGCGCAGGCCGAGCCGCTGCTCGACCTCAAGACTCTCGCGCAGTACGCCGACTGGATGAAAGGCATGACGGGCCTGATGCCCGACGCTCGCTACGATCTCAAGGCCTTCGCGACGGATGCCGAACGCAACACCGTTGTCGCCTATGCCGTTTTTCACGCCACGCACACCGGAGAGGGTGGGCCTGTTCCTCCCACCGGCCGCTCCACCAGCACCGACTACGTCTACGTCATGCAGTTTGAGGGCGGCAAGATCGCTCACATGACGAAGATTTGGAACGCGGGCTACGCCATGCGCGAGCTCGGCTGGGCGTAA
- a CDS encoding heavy-metal-associated domain-containing protein has translation MSEFTLHIDGMHCGACVRRVGQALSATEGIEVKEVRVGAARLESTQDPPPIDRAIEALAAAGYKAHPDPASQPGA, from the coding sequence ATGTCGGAATTCACATTACATATCGATGGAATGCATTGCGGGGCATGTGTGCGCCGCGTGGGTCAGGCGCTTTCTGCGACTGAAGGTATAGAGGTGAAGGAGGTTCGCGTGGGGGCTGCGCGGCTTGAATCGACACAGGATCCGCCGCCGATCGATCGCGCGATTGAAGCGCTGGCAGCGGCCGGATACAAAGCACACCCCGATCCGGCAAGCCAGCCCGGGGCCTGA